Genomic segment of Terriglobales bacterium:
ACGGGACTGCCCATAGACAACTCCATCGTGCTTACTTTGATTCCGGCATTACCTTGCGTGCCGCAACTGCCTTTGCGTACTGGGCCGCCGTCAAGCTCTTCTCTGGGACTGGGAGGCGGGAGAGATCGGCCTCCGGGTCGTGAAACAAGTGCTTCAGGCGGTTCTGGATGTACCGCATCAGGTTCGCCACGCTGTGGTGATGCCAGCAAACTTCGTTCATTCGTGATGAGGTCCCGAGAAAAACCCGGAACCGCGTGTGTAACGTTTCCGGCGCGCCGAGCATGGCGGCCGTCAGCCTGTGATTGCCTTCGATAATCGTGACCGTGTGTTCTTCATCCACGCCGATCAGGATTACGGAACTAACTTCGTGGTCGAAGCGAAGCCGGTAGCTGAGAGAATGAATCTTCGAAATGAAGTCACCAATCTTGCCGCCGAATTTCCTGGAGCGGATCTGATGGACGATGTCGGAAAGTCCGAAGCTGCCGTTGGCGATCTTTCTCCAATGAGCGCGGGGGAACACACGTAATTTCGGCAGGTCTTCGGGATCCAATTGCACTTCCCACCACTGGGTGTCGGAGGGTAACTCACGCCACATGTGGCCACGACGGCGAAAGAGAAGTGCGCGGCGCATCAGATTGTCCTCGTCATTCGTTACGTCTGCTTCGAGCACAAGATGCTCGAAACGGTCGCGGTCGCGATGAAATTCTTCCTGGTAGAACTCGTTCCGGAGAAACTCGGCAATTACTTCTGCTTCAGTTACCCGCCGCAGCTTTTTCATGCTGCCTCCTCTCGATTCATCCGGCGGAAGCGGAAAAATGGTAGTGACACGATCATGAGCAATGCCACCATGAGCACAAGTTGAACGAGCACAACTTGATGCAAGGTTGAATGGAATATGTTGATTCCCAGGAAGATCGCGCCACTTACGGCCAGCTGTACCAGGCCAGTGTTGGCGATTTTCCGGGACATCTCGTAGGCCATGAGCACCACACCGAGGGAGTAGATTCCAGCGGCTGCCGCATAAAGGCTCAGCAGCGCTTCCATGCCAAGCGCCATTTCGAACTGGGCGCCGAACACGGCTCGCAGCACCGGTTCGGGGAACATGGTGAGGCCGACGATAAATACCAGGGAGATGGCGAGTACGATGACCAGCGGCACCACAAGTACCGCGTGGTTCTCGTCCTTCGGCTTCGCGCCTGCCGAAACCGGGAACATGGCGCTGACGACCGACCACGAAGCGAAGTAGATGACGCGCCCAACCAGAGCGATCGCCGCATACATGCCGGCTTGATCGCTGCTGAAAAAGTGCTTCACCAGGATGATGTCGATGTTGTTGATGATCACCTGTCCGGTGAAGAAGATGATGGCCTGCATCCCTTCGCGGAATGAGGCTGGTAAAGCTGCAGTCGGATTGACCTTCAACTCCTGAGGAACACTCGGGAAGAAGTAGGCCAGCATGACAGAAACGGAGATCGCGGCGACCGCGCCCAGCACTCCATATCCGAGCTGGATCAACACCACCGCGCCCAGGAACTTGACCACCGCTTCAAGAATGAAATTCCAACTTAGTTTCGCGAACGCGCAGGTTCCCTGGAGGCCTCCACGCTTTGCGCCGAGGGGGACGTAAAAGGCAATGCCGAACGCCAGGATAATTACGACCCAGGGCGTAGGCAGGTTAAGGTATCGCGCCACGATGCCGCTGCAGAGTATGAGGCCCGAGCCCAGCATGATGCCGGCGGTCCACGCCCGCCTGGTAAGCGAGGCGTAGACAGCAGACTTACCCGCATCCGTCTCGTTGCGGGCAACGAACTTCGCGCAAACTAACTGGAATGAGAGAGTCATTGCCGAGACCAGCATCAGCAGCGTCACGGCTGCCGCGGCGTGGCCAAAAGCGGAGGGCCCGAGCATCCGGGCGACCGCGACGTTGTATCCGAAGTTCACCACGCTGACGAGTCCGGAACCGACCAGCATGATGATGCTGCCGCCCAGGACGCGGGCGTGTGCCGGTTCCGAACGCAGCGTTGCCATCGCGTCTCGCCAACCGAGACGTGGTGGTGCAGTCGCAATGGTTCCTTGCTTCATGAGAATGAATCAGTTCCGTTCTTATGCTGCTACGTGGTTACCGTCGGAATTCGTGTGGCCGGTTCCGTCGTCGACGGAGCGCGGCATGAACACGGGCTGGTTCTTCATGGCGTTCGGCAGGAAGCGGTAGAAGCTGCGCACCGCGTCGCCAGAAGTTTCGAATACCTCAAACAACCTGTCCGTTCTCGTTAGCTCCAGAACCACCGATGCCTGGGGCGAAACGGCGGCGAGTTTCAATTCGCCATCGCGTTTCATCACCTCGGCCATGCAATGGAGCAGCATGTCTACGCCGGCGGCGTCCATCTGCCGAATCATGGAGCAGTCGAACACGAGTTGCGGCCTGTCGGTGTTGAGGAGCGGCTGAATGTCGCGAAGAAACATGCTCGCCTGTTTCTGATTAAGCCGGTCGGGCATGCGTTTCACGATCACGGGCCTACTCGTTTCCATATCTCCTCGCAATTGCTAGGTTTG
This window contains:
- a CDS encoding oligosaccharide flippase family protein; translation: MATLRSEPAHARVLGGSIIMLVGSGLVSVVNFGYNVAVARMLGPSAFGHAAAAVTLLMLVSAMTLSFQLVCAKFVARNETDAGKSAVYASLTRRAWTAGIMLGSGLILCSGIVARYLNLPTPWVVIILAFGIAFYVPLGAKRGGLQGTCAFAKLSWNFILEAVVKFLGAVVLIQLGYGVLGAVAAISVSVMLAYFFPSVPQELKVNPTAALPASFREGMQAIIFFTGQVIINNIDIILVKHFFSSDQAGMYAAIALVGRVIYFASWSVVSAMFPVSAGAKPKDENHAVLVVPLVIVLAISLVFIVGLTMFPEPVLRAVFGAQFEMALGMEALLSLYAAAAGIYSLGVVLMAYEMSRKIANTGLVQLAVSGAIFLGINIFHSTLHQVVLVQLVLMVALLMIVSLPFFRFRRMNREEAA
- a CDS encoding STAS domain-containing protein, producing the protein METSRPVIVKRMPDRLNQKQASMFLRDIQPLLNTDRPQLVFDCSMIRQMDAAGVDMLLHCMAEVMKRDGELKLAAVSPQASVVLELTRTDRLFEVFETSGDAVRSFYRFLPNAMKNQPVFMPRSVDDGTGHTNSDGNHVAA